The genomic DNA CCTGGCCTGCGGGGCGAGCCGTCCGGTCCGGATCGCGTCGCGCAGGGCGTGCTCCAGGCCGGAACGGCGCCCGGTCGCGGTGTCGACCTCCAGATACAGGTCGACGCCGAATGTGGTCCAAAATTCCGACACGATATTGGATCTTATTACCGGTCCAATGCCTACCTAGAGTCGGCTACATGACCACAACGAATCCCTCTCCCGTCCGGCTGGCGGTGGACGATCTCGCTCCGCACGTCAACCAGGCGATGAACGCGCTGGACGCGGCCTCCAGGAAGACGCAGCTGGAGCCCGCCCTGTTGGAGCTGGTGCGGGCACGCGCCTCGCAGCTCAACGGCTGCGCCTACTGCGTCGACATGCACAGCAGGGACGCGCGGAAGGGCGGGGAGAGCGAGCAGCGGCTGTTCGCCCTCCCGGTCTGGCGGGAGACGCCGTTCTTCACCGACCGGGAGCGCGCGGCGCTGGAGCTGACCGAGGCGGGCACCCGGCTCACCGACGGCCCGGTCACCGACGAGGTGTACGGGCGGGCCGCGGCGCAGTTCAGCGAGACCGAGCTGGCCGAGCTCATCTGGGCGATCACAGTGATCAACGCGTGGAACCGGCTCGGCGCCATCGCACGGCCCTGGCCCCTGGCCTGACCGGCTCGGCGCCATCGCGCGGTCCTGGCCTGACCGGCCGGTGAAGGTGCGGGCGTCCGCTCAGAACAGCCAGTCGAACAGGCCGCCCCTGCGGGGGGGATCGTTGGTGACCGGGGCCTCCGTCGGAGCCGGAGCCTCCGTCGGAGCCGGGGCCTCCGTCGTGGTGTCGGGCTCGGGTTCGGAGGAGTCGGGCTGCTCGGGGGTCACGTCACGGATGCCTTGCCGGCTGCGCTCCTCGGTGGCCCGGGGGCGCGGTTTCGCCGGCGGAGTGCTGTGCGTCGGGGCCGGCCGGGTGGGCCGCGTGCGGGGTACCGGAGCGCGGGAGGTCTCGGGCCGGGCGGTCTCGGTCGGCTCAGCGGTCGGCTCGGCCGTCTCCTCGGCCGGCTCCTCGGGCCGGGTGGGTTCGGCGGCCGGCGACTCCGGAGGAGGCTCGGGCACCTCGCCCCTGGAACATCCGACGCCGGTCGAGCATGACGCGTCGGGCGTCGACTTCCCGGTGGAGGAGAGCATCCAGCCGGCCGTGAGCCCCACCACCACGATGCCCGCGATGCCCATCAGCAGCATCTTGTTCCGGCGCCGGGGCCGCTCCTCGAACTCGGGCTCCTCCCGCCAGCCCGACCCCAGGAAACCGCGCGCCGATTGCGAGTCGTCGCCGATCTCACGTGCGGAGTGCCAGTCGTCCGCATCGTCCTCGTCGTAGGATCCCGCGGCCTCGGTGACCTTCAAGGTCTCCGTGGCCTTCGGGGCCTCGGGGCT from Streptosporangium sp. NBC_01756 includes the following:
- a CDS encoding carboxymuconolactone decarboxylase family protein — encoded protein: MTTTNPSPVRLAVDDLAPHVNQAMNALDAASRKTQLEPALLELVRARASQLNGCAYCVDMHSRDARKGGESEQRLFALPVWRETPFFTDRERAALELTEAGTRLTDGPVTDEVYGRAAAQFSETELAELIWAITVINAWNRLGAIARPWPLA